The following coding sequences lie in one Apium graveolens cultivar Ventura chromosome 3, ASM990537v1, whole genome shotgun sequence genomic window:
- the LOC141712393 gene encoding serine/threonine-protein kinase ATR: MAKNLSSLVHELRERIAASSSTPPLHKNNTAAGETEYDDALEIRFRAVIPNLLHTYVVPSSSANDREVTAILKLLTYTANNIPGVFFHGNSAAVLPVIFRILPFFAEPSFCSRHGVIFETVGSLLSLLRTGDRDMFRQFFMDTMLVIEDLQYVALQPDIAGHSKPSKVSLKCFYESLGGISSTALLSDIPDCSKPTTGYGILINLTGRSRWQPFATWTIKLLSKFLTEGTLYVEGLINTSCVVAACSLLCYGNADLQMACFDFTRVIGAVLNSEMVPCEKIIRSISTILSEHEEKLWVFSNTSYDSSLGECLHALHSTCPDDVVKVTATDIVNIFAVSMQNTKSPELKAALCSAYVRIVKSCAPHIWMLESLFDMICSSKPFFPFTECFQAALSSLVPDLFTEVTKNNSGLDLSPFANNKFEVSRVGEKRSSQAPELLKAKRHKKNEVFVECTSDFQDMGKPNYISSERKKEYANYLRSSLVLFLERLQPPDDKVSSLAPDVALMALSTLCIVFCGYVHTEVSRCILVHMRGWISWVCAQARQGLPITLELSIFLQAIHCVLLTERFLSTEDKLFQNENSAAEFTEYVLKLPWNNSYGNIEPHLQWKAKCLSLQVVSKMVSLSRSGSNLEVLDLGLSDEAEVVRMEAIISMPVIVFWSGSNMLTHILKRMGYLERERNEQIRKIIPNSLGYLACLCGSCTRVGFLESECKLFLKMNSEKLNWSIDHLMRGFWCSKCDQSVADSIGLYSLDMHPRKNLDLQFDSKTDYVQLLSIFFDLLYDNSSEEVQISCVGMIRRVLAHGTTDILLKTRAAWIKCIDFLLFHRNKAVRDAFSTQIGFFLEDPILNCLFLDEEARTKTKEQKFLDKIKHALATADDPQLYDTLLEATSEIMNAVDTHNQLFLFALILLVDQLDNPHVTVRMAASRLIYRSCSFHLKGGLEEILNKVVYIRDALYDYLCLRLTTRPEMVNEFAASVLSVEMNELVKRLIPVVLPKLVTTQHSNDLQVVTLNNLAKFLDTDMVKLIVDWIPKVLAFALHQADRQLLESALLFYHEHAKSDKQEIFAAALPALLDELVCFVDEGDFDATSKRLSSVPQVIKEVAGILTGTDDDLPGFLRNHFAGLLNRISRKMLHSDNISLQIQAMKRIEMLIGMMGAHLSTYVPKLMVLLMHAVDKESLQNEGLAVLHFFIKQLGKVSPSSTQHVISQVFAALTPFLEKDKENSTSHMNKIVEILEELVFENRSILKQHIREFTLLPRISALAKVNKVIEEARGVITLKDQLLDVVEGLNHENLNVRYMVACELSKLLNLKREAVTAVVNGEGKSDTDVLSSLIASLLKGCAEESRTSVGQRLKLVCADCLGALGAVDPAKVKGFSSQRFKIACSDDDLIFELIHKHLARAFRAAPDTNIQDSAALAIQELLKIAGCEASLDENVAASTSQTIKGKQSSKSSVSEIGTNNTSCKMNGRGQILWDRFSNYVKEIIAPCLTSKYQLPNVADSAVVGPIYRPSMSFRTWIYFWIKKLTVHATGSRASIFTACRGIVRHDVQTATYLLPYLVLNAVCHGNEEARHGITEEILYVLESAASGSNAAALPKISSGKSEVCIQAVFTLLDSLGQWMDDVEQELALSQSLQLSTSKQQVSKLKDQSKDPSSDSNQLLVQCKYVSELLAAIPKVTLAKASFKCQAYARSLLYFESHVREKSGSFNPAAERGGIFEDEDVTYLMEIYSGLDEPDGLSGLACLRKSKSLQDQLVINKKAGNWAEVLTSCEQALQMEPKSVQRHSDVLNCLLNMCHLQAVVTHVDGLISRIPQYKKTWCMQGVQAAWRLGRWDLMDEFLDGANEEGLVCSSSESNASFDMDVAKILQALMRKDQYSVVERIALSKQALIAPLAAAGMDSYTRAYPFIVKLHMLHELEDFHCLLDGKSFMDKLFHISEPEFAKRMENWDSRLRFTQPSIWAREPLLAFRRLVFGASRLGTQVGNCWLQYAKLCRSAGHYETANRAILEAKALGSPNVHMEKAKLMWSTRQSDSAIAELQQSLLNMPVEVVGSVTISSITSHSLIPLNISRMPCSTQAMNENLDIAKTLLLYSRWTHYTGQKQKEDVINLYARVRELQPKWEKGYFYLAKYYDEVLVDARKRQEDNSDSGTKTILSAVSSNTEKLWWSYLPDTLICYAKGLHRGHRNLFQALPRLLTLWFDFGSIYQRSGSSSNKDMKNVSGKLLGIMRGCLNDLPTYQWLTVLPQLVSRICHQNDEIVRLVKRIITSVLKQFPQQALWIMAAVSKSTVSSRREAAAAIIQEARRDFPLVDGKPLFVQFASLIDHLIRLCFHAGQSKSKVINISTEFSSLKRMMPLEIIMPLQQSLTVSLPTYEQKMTSSLSSSIFATDLPTILGIADEAEILSSLQRPKKIVLLGSDGIERPFLCKPKDDLRKDARMMEFNAMINRLLSKSPESRRRKLYIRTFAVIPLTEDCGMVEWVPHTRGLRHILQDIYISCGKFDRQKTNPQIKRIYDQCQGKISEDEMLKKKILPMFPPVFHKWFLNTFSEPAAWFRARVAYAQTTAVWSMVGHIVGLGDRHGENILFDSTTGDCVHVDFSCLFDKGLLLEKPELVPFRLTQNMIDGLGITGYEGIFLKVCEITLSVLRTHRETLMSVLETFIHDPLVEWTKSHKSSGVEVQNPHAQRAISNIEARLQGVVVGVRAAPSLPLAVEGQARRLIAEAVAHENLGKMYIWWMPWF; the protein is encoded by the exons ATTTGCAGTACGTAGCTTTGCAGCCTGATATTGCTGGCCATTCAAAACCTAGTAAAGTATCTTTAAAGTGTTTCTATGAATCCCTCGGTGGTATCTCGAGTACTGCTCTTCTCAGTGACATTCCAGACTGCAGCAAGCCTACCACTGGCTATGGTATTTTGATCAACCTGACAGGCAGAAGCAGGTGGCAGCCTTTTGCTACTTGGACTATTAAGCTTCTCTCTAAATTTTTGACTGAAGGAACACTATATGTTGAAGGACTCATCAACACTTCATGTGTTGTGGCTGCATGTAGTCTTTTGTGCTATGGAAATGCTGATTTGCAAATG GCTTGCTTTGACTTCACACGTGTTATTGGAGCGGTCCTGAATTCTGAGATGGTTCCTTGTGAAAAAATAATTAGGTCAATATCCACTATATTAAGTGAACACGAGGAGAAACTTTGGGTTTTCAG TAATACAAGTTATGATTCCTCCCTTGGAGAATGCCTTCATGCGCTTCATTCGACTTGTCCTGATGATGTTGTCAAGGTGACTGCTACAGATATAGTCAATATCTTTGCTGTTTCAATGCAGAATACAAAAAGTCCAGAGTTAAAG GCTGCGTTGTGCAGTGCATATGTCCGAATCGTTAAAAGTTGTGCCCCTCACATCTGGATGCTTGAATCTCTCTTTGATATGATTTGTTCCTCGAAGCCTTTTTTTCCATTCACAGAGTGCTTTCAGGCTGCCCTATCTTCACTTGTTCCTGATCTTTTTACAGAAGTAACAAAAAACAATAGTGGTTTGGACCTTTCACCTTTTGCGAACAACAAATTTGAAGTTTCGAGGGTTGGAGAGAAAAGGTCTAGTCAGGCTCCTGAACTTCTCAAGGCAAAGCGCCATAAAAAAAATGAAGTATTTGTCGAATGTACTTCAGACTTTCAGGATATGGGGAAACCTAATTATATAAGTTCTGAACGTAAAAAGGAATATGCCAATTACTTACGCAGCTCACTTGTTTTGTTTCTTGAACGGCTACAACCTCCTGATGATAAAGTTAGTTCGTTAGCTCCAGATGTTGCCTTAATGGCTCTTAGCACGCTGTGCATTGTTTTCTGTGGATATGTCCACACCGAAGTTTCAAGATGTATTCTTGTGCATATGCGTGGTTGGATTTCCTGGGTCTGCGCGCAG GCCAGACAAGGACTTCCCATCACACTTGAGTTATCCATCTTTCTTCAGGCAATTCACTGTGTACTGCTTACAGAAC GCTTCCTTTCCACGGAGGACAAACTTTTCCAAAATGAAAATAGTGCTGCAGAGTTTACGGAATATGTCCTAAAGCTTCCTTGGAACAATTCTTATGGAAACATCGAACCCCATTTACAATGGAAGGCAAAGTGTTTGTCTCTTCAAGTTGTGTCTAAGATGGTCTCTTTGTCACGAAGTGGCAGTAATCTTGAAGTGCTGGATTTGGGCCTGAGTGATGAAGCTGAAGTGGTTAGGATGGAAGCCATTATTTCTATGCCAGTGATAGTCTTCTGGTCTGGTTCTAATATGCTGACACATATATTAAAAAGGATGGG GTACCTGGAGAGAGAGCGTAATGAGCAGATTAGGAAAATCATTCCAAATTCCCTTGGTTATCTGGCATGCCTTTGTGGATCTTGTACTAGAGTTGGTTTTCTTGAGTCTGAGTGCAAATTATTCCTGAAAATGAATAGTGAGAAGCTAAATTGGTCGATTGATCACCTCATGCGAGGATTTTGGTGCTCAAAGTGTGATCAGAGTGTTGCAGATAGTATTGGGTTATATTCGTTAGACATGCATCCTCGTAAAAATCTAGATTTGCAGTTTGATTCGAAGACCGATTATGTTCAGCTTCTGTCCATTTTTTTTGATCTTCTATATGATAATTCATCGGAAGAGGTTCAAATTTCCTGTGTTGGAATGATTCGACGAGTCCTTGCACATGGGACCACTGATATTCTCCTTAAAACAAGGGCTGCATGGATAAAATGCATTGACTTCCTACTCTTTCACAGAAATAAGGCTGTGAGAGATGCATTCAGTACACAAATTGGCTTCTTCCTTGAGGACCCTATTTTGAATTGTTTGTTTTTAGATGAAGAAGCAAGAACTAAAACTAAAGAACAAAAGTTTCTCGACAAGATCAAGCATGCTCTGGCAACCGCAGATGATCCCCAATTGTATGATACTCTTCTTGAAGCCACGTCGGAGATCATGAATGCAGTTGATACACACAATCAACTCTTCTTATTCGCTCTTATTTTGTTGGTTGATCAACTTGATAATCCACATGTGACTGTGAGAATGGCTGCTTCAAGATTGATATACAGATCTTGTTCTTTCCATCTTAAAGGAGGTTTAGAAGAAATCCTTAACAAAGTTGTTTATATTCGAGATGCGCTATATGACTATCTCTGTCTTAGGCTTACAACTAGGCCAGAAATGGTGAATGAATTTGCAGCTTCTGTACTTAGTGTGGAAATGAATGAACTTGTTAAACGACTAATCCCTGTTGTTCTTCCGAAGCTTGTCACAACACAGCACAGTAACGATCTACAAGTTGTTACCTTAAATAACTTGGCTAAGTTTTTGGACACAGATATGGTAAAACTTATAGTTGACTGGATACCAAAGGTGCTTGCTTTTGCTCTTCATCAAGCAGATAGACAACTGTTGGAATCCGCTTTGCTGTTTTACCACGAGCATGCTAAATCGGATAAGCAGGAAATTTTTGCAGCTGCGTTGCCTGCACTTTTAGATGAACTTGTATGCTTTGTGGATGAGGGTGATTTTGATGCAACAAGCAAAAG GTTATCTAGTGTACCTCAGGTGATAAAAGAAGTCGCAGGAATCCTGACTGGCACTGATGATGATCTTCCAGGCTTCCTGAGAAATCATTTTGCTGGTCTTCTCAACAGAATCAGTAGAAAAATGCTTCATTCAGATAATATCTCATTGCAGATTCAAGCCATGAAACGAATTGAAATGCTGATAGGCATGATGGGTGCCCACCTAAGCACGTACGTGCCAAAACTAATGGTTCTTCTCATGCATGCTGTTGATAAAGAATCACTTCAGAATGAAGGTCTTGCTGTTTTGCATTTCTTCATTAAGCAATTAGGGAAAGTATCACCATCAAGTACTCAACATGTAATATCTCAAGTTTTTGCTGCCCTTACTCCATTCTTAGAGAAAGATAAAGAAAATTCAACTTCACACATGAATAAAATTGTGGAAATATTGGAAGAACTTGTGTTTGAAAATAGATCCATTTTAAAGCAGCATATCCGTGAGTTCACACTTTTGCCCAGAATTTCCGCCCTTGCAAAAGTAAACAAAGTAATAGAAGAAGCACGAGGGGTGATTACTTTGAAAGATCAGTTGCTAGATGTTGTTGAGGGGCTAAATCACGAGAATTTGAATGTTAGGTATATGGTTGCATGTGAGCTGAGTAAACTGCTGAACCTGAAAAGGGAAGCTGTTACAGCTGTTGTCAATGGGGAAGGGAAATCAGATACAGATGTATTGAGCTCTCTGATTGCCTCTCTTCTTAAAGGATGTGCTGAAGAATCAAGAACTTCTGTTGGACAACGTCTGAAATTGGTTTGTGCTGATTGCCTTGGAGCACTTGGTGCAGTTGATCCTGCCAAGGTAAAGGGTTTTTCAAGCCAGCGTTTCAAAATTGCATGTTCAGATGATGACTTGATATTTGAGTTGATCCACAAGCACTTAGCCAGGGCTTTTAGAGCTGCTCCCGACACCAATATCCAGGACTCAGCTGCATTGGCAATACAAGAGTTGCTAAAGATAGCAGGTTGTGAAGCATCCCTTGATGAAAATGTTGCAGCTTCTACATCGCAGACAATCAAGGGTAAACAATCATCGAAGTCTTCTGTATCTGAAATCGGGACCAACAACACATCTTGTAAAATGAATGGGAGAGGTCAGATACTTTGGGACCGGTTTTCTAATTATGTCAAAGAGATTATAGCCCCTTGTTTAACATCAAAATATCAGCTGCCAAATGTGGCAGATTCTGCTGTTGTTGGTCCTATATACCGGCCTTCAATGTCATTTAGAACATGGATTTATTTCTGGATAAAGAAGCTTACTGTCCATGCGACTGGTTCTCGGGCTAGTATCTTTACCGCATGTCGAGGAATTGTACGTCATGATGTGCAAACAGCAACATATTTGCTGCCATATCTAGTCCTTAATGCTGTCTGCCATGGTAATGAGGAGGCACGCCATGGCATAACAGAGGAGATCTTGTATGTTCTAGAGTCAGCTGCTTCAGGGAGTAATGCAGCTGCTCTTCCTAAAATCAGTTCTGGAAAGAGTGAAGTTTGTATTCAAGCTGTTTTTACACTTCTTGATAGTCTTGGCCAGTGGATGGATGATGTTGAACAGGAACTCGCTCTTTCACAGTCTCTCCAGTTATCCACTTCTAAGCAACAGGTTTCCAAGTTAAAGGATCAAAGTAAAGATCCTTCATCTGATTCGAACCAGTTACTAGTGCAGTGTAAATACGTCTCGGAGCTCTTGGCTGCCATTCCTAAGGTAACCCTTGCAAAGGCCTCCTTCAAGTGTCAAGCTTATGCAAGGTCCTTGCTGTACTTTGAGTCTCATGTTCGGGAAAAGTCAGGATCTTTTAATCCAGCTGCAGAAAGGGGTGGCAtttttgaagatgaagatgttacATACTTGATGGAAATATACAGCGGTTTGGATGAGCCTGATGGCTTATCTGGATTGGCATGTCTACGCAAGTCAAAGAGCTTACAAGACCAGCTCGTAATAAATAAAAAAGCAGGTAACTGGGCAGAAGTATTGACTTCCTGTGAGCAGGCCCTGCAGATGGAACCCAAATCTGTTCAAAGGCACTCAGATGTCCTTAATTGTTTATTAAACATGTGTCATTTGCAGGCTGTGGTAACCCATGTGGATGGATTAATATCTAGGATACCCCAGTACAAGAAAACATGGTGTATGCAAGGTGTTCAGGCGGCATGGAGACTTGGCAGGTGGGACTTGATGGATGAGTTTCTGGATGGGGCTAATGAAGAAGGTCTAGTCTGTAGCAGCTCCGAAAGTAATGCATCCTTTGACATGGATGTCGCAAAAATTCTTCAGGCACTTATGAGGAAAGACCAATATTCTGTTGTTGAGAGGATTGCACTGTCAAAACAAGCTCTGATAGCTCCTCTAGCTGCTGCAGGCATGGATTCATATACGCGGGCATACCCGTTCATTGTTAAGCTTCATATGCTGCACGAACTAGAGGATTTCCACTGTCTACTTGATGGTAAATCTTTTATGGATAAATTGTTTCATATTAGCGAACCGGAGTTTGCAAAAAGAATGGAAAACTGGGATAGTCGACTCAGATTTACCCAGCCATCTATCTGGGCAAGAGAGCCACTTCTGGCTTTCCGGAGATTGGTTTTTGGAGCCAGCAGGCTTGGCACTCAAGTTGGCAACTGCTGGCTACAGTATGCCAAGCTTTGTCGCTCGGCTGGACATTATGAGACGGCAAATCGAGCAATTTTAGAAGCCAAGGCTTTGGGTTCACCTAATGTTCATATGGAAAAGGCAAAACTTATGTGGAGCACTAGACAATCTGACAGTGCCATTGCAGAGCTTCAACAGTCGCTTCTGAACATGCCTGTGGAGGTTGTAGGTTCTGTCACAATATCTTCAATCACTAGCCATTCACTGATTCCTCTAAATATATCCCGTATGCCATGCAGTACTCAGGCTATGAACGAGAATCTCGATATTGCAAAGACCCTCCTTCTTTATTCAAGGTGGACACACTATACTGGGCAAAAACAGAAGGAAGATGTGATAAACTTGTATGCTAGAGTCAGGGAACTGCAACCAAAATGGGAGAAGGGGTACTTCTATCTGGCAAAGTATTATGATGAGGTGCTTGTTGATGCTAGAAAGAGGCAAGAAGATAATTCTGATTCAGGAACGAAAACCATCCTATCAGCTGTGAGTTCAAATACGGAGAAGCTGTGGTGGTCTTACCTTCCTGATACACTGATATGTTATGCAAAGGGACTCCATAGAGGCCACCGGAACCTCTTTCAAGCTCTTCCAAGGTTGCTGACTTTGTGGTTTGATTTCGGCAGCATCTACCAGAGGAGTGGCTCATCATCcaataaagacatgaaaaatGTCAGCGGGAAA TTGCTAGGTATTATGCGAGGGTGTTTGAATGATTTGCCAACCTATCAATGGTTGACAGTTCTGCCTCAACTAGTTTCTAGAATTTGCCATCAAAATGACGAAATTGTTAGACTGGTCAAAAGGATCATCACTTCTGTTCTTAAACAATTTCCGCAACAAGCTTTGTGGATAATGGCAGCAGTTTCAAAATCTACTGTTTCTTCGAGAAGAGAGGCAGCTGCAGCAATTATTCAAGAAGCACGAAGAGATTTTCCTCTTGTAGATGGAAAACCATTGTTTGTGCAGTTTGCCTCTCTTATTGATCATCTTATTCGATTGTGCTTCCATGCGGGTCAGTCGAAGTCAAAGGTGATTAACATTTCGACCGAATTCAGTTCTCTGAAAAGGATGATGCCATTAGAAATCATCATGCCTCTTCAACAATCACTTACTGTTAGTCTTCCCACTTATGAACAAAAAATGACCAGCTCACTTTCATCTAGCATTTTTGCGACAGATCTGCCAACAATATTGGGAATAGCAGATGAGGCTGAGATTCTATCATCACTCCAGAGGCCCAAAAAG ATTGTTCTTCTGGGCAGCGATGGTATTGAACGTCCTTTCCTCTGCAAACCAAAGGATGACCTCAGGAAAGATGCTCGTATGATGGAATTTAATGCAATGATAAATCGTTTATTATCTAAATCCCCTGAAAGTCGCCGACGAAAGCTCTATATTCGCACATTTGCAGTGATACCACTTACAGAAGATTGTGGTATGGTAGAATGGGTGCCTCACACTCGTGGGCTCCGTCATATACTCCAGGACATTTATATAAGCTGTGGAAAGTTTGATAGACAGAAAACCAATCCACAAATTAAGCGCATATATGATCAGTGTCAAGGCAAAATCTCGGAGGATGAAATGCTAAAGAAAAAAATACTTCCAATGTTCCCTCCAGTTTTCCACAAATGGTTTCTTAACACATTTTCTGAACCAGCAGCTTGGTTTCGTGCTCGGGTTGCTTATGCACAGACTACTGCAGTCTGGTCAATGGTTGGACATATAGTGGGCTTAGGAGATCGACATGGTGAGAATATACTATTTGATTCTACAACAGGTGATTGTGTTCATGTTGATTTCAGTTGCTTGTTTGACAAAGGTTTACTATTGGAGAAACCTGAGCTGGTGCCTTTTAGACTTACACAG AATATGATTGATGGCTTGGGGATTACCGGATATGAGGGCATCTTCTTGAAAGTCTGTGAGATCACACTTTCTGTACTAAGGACACATAGAGAAACTCTAATGAGTGTTCTGGAAACATTTATTCACGATCCTTTAGTGGAATGGACCAAGTCACACAAGTCCAGCGGGGTGGAAGTCCAGAACCCCCATGCACAG AGGGCTATCAGTAATATTGAAGCACGGCTACAAGGAGTAGTTGTTGGTGTTAGAGCAGCACCCTCTTTGCCACTTGCAGTAGAAGGTCAGGCTCGTCGCTTGATTGCTGAAGCAGTTGCACATGAAAATCTTGGGAAGATGTATATTTGGTGGATGCCTTGGTTTTGA